In the Desulfobacterales bacterium genome, ATATTGCTCCTTTGTAATTACATAATTTATTCTTCAGCCGTTATCGATATTAATGTGCGGTGGATCAATAACGGATGCCCAGAGCAGCCGTCACAATGAAACCATCCAGCGCGATGTCCACGCCGCCATAAGACGGTTTGGCCCAAAGGTATCTCCCATCGATACCCAGAAATAGGTTATCCGTAATGTTGAAATTTATACCGACCCCGGCATGCAGCCCGTAGGTAACGTCTGATGAATCTGATGAATCTGAAAGCTTACTGAAATGACCATCTATGTCAAAGTTTGTGAAGTAAGCTCCGATCCCAAACTCGCCGTAAGGTTCGATCGGACCGAGTGGGAGAAGCACCTTAGCATTTGCGACCACCGGGATGACCTTCAGCTTTAACTCGCCTGGTATTGCCGATGGAGAACCCTTACTTTCGAAGTATCCGGCGTTCAATTCCATGGCGAATATCGGAAGAAGGTAATAGCCTATCACGATATCCCAGTATAACCCGGTCTTACTGTCCAAATGGGTTTTATTGCCACTGTTGAAATTGTCAAGGTCATACGATTTACTGGGTGAGTAGAGACCACCCTTGACCGCAAAATAAGCAGAGGGGGTTTCCGCTACAGATGCTATGGACGTTAAACCGATCAAAGCTACTGTGACAATCATAAACATAAAATATTTGTTCATATCTGTTTTCCTTTTCCTTTTAAATGTTAGCCGGTATTAGTTGAATGCCTGATGCATATACTCACAGATTTCTTTAAATTCAACATTTGTGCCAGATTGCTAATACACTGAATCATGTCTCCTATAGCCCTTATTTATAAGAATAATTTGTTTAAAAGATTGTTGATCAAAACCTCATTTGAAAGGTATGTTAAAAGGTCATATTTACTCAGAGGCTATATATGACCTTTTTTAATCTTCTTGG is a window encoding:
- a CDS encoding porin family protein; translation: MNKYFMFMIVTVALIGLTSIASVAETPSAYFAVKGGLYSPSKSYDLDNFNSGNKTHLDSKTGLYWDIVIGYYLLPIFAMELNAGYFESKGSPSAIPGELKLKVIPVVANAKVLLPLGPIEPYGEFGIGAYFTNFDIDGHFSKLSDSSDSSDVTYGLHAGVGINFNITDNLFLGIDGRYLWAKPSYGGVDIALDGFIVTAALGIRY